Proteins encoded by one window of Lates calcarifer isolate ASB-BC8 linkage group LG5, TLL_Latcal_v3, whole genome shotgun sequence:
- the LOC108900096 gene encoding fibrinogen-like protein 1 isoform X1 — MGMLGTSVAFLLHLAACLAAPVPCEEKVVRLEAEIQGLMKVINDQHQYIQELHNSQSQQLEHIPNSHLGPENLYRDCSEVFADGNVASGLYVIRPDGSPTALSVYCDMNNGGGWTVFQRRRDGTENFDRAWVEYKHGFGDLFSPSGEFWLGNEPLHYLTSQGNYDLRIDMEDFEGNQRYAEYKNFKVDSEKDQYQLHLGEYTGNAGDALADAHSPSSAGAGLGSSKVKFSTFDQPNNDDTENDSQCIRLTKSGWWFSRCDSGNLNGHYYKGPYQAMTDDGVVWYTWHGWWYSIKSVIMMVRATDLEHPPPVVGVVDPAHGQ; from the exons ATGGGAATGCTGGGGACATCAGTGGCCTTTCTTCTTCACCTGGCTGCATGCCTGGCT gcCCCTGTGCCATGTGAAGAGAAGGTAGTCCGTCTGGAAGCGGAGATCCAGGGCCTGATGAAAGTGATCAATGACCAGCACCAGTACATCCAGGAGCTCCACAACAGCCAGTCCCAGCAGTTAGAGCACATACCCAACTCACACCTGGGCCCTGAGAACCTGTACAGGG aCTGTTCCGAGGTGTTTGCAGACGGTAACGTGGCCAGTGGGCTCTACGTGATTCGTCCAGATGGCTCTCCCACTGCACTCAGTGTTTACTGTGACATGAACAATGGAGGAGGATGGACAGTCTtccagagaaggagagatggcaCAGAGAATtttgacag AGCATGGGTGGAGTACAAGCATGGATTTGGGGACCTCTTCTCCCCTAGTGGAGAATTCTGGCTGGGGAATGAACCTTTACACTATCTCACTTCCCAAG GAAACTATGACTTGCGCATCGACATGGAGGACTTTGAGGGTAATCAGCGCTACGCAGAGTACAAGAACTTCAAAGTGGACAGTGAAAag GACCAGTATCAGTTACATTTGGGAGAGTACACAGGGAATGCAGGGGATGCTCTGGCTGATGCTCACAGTCCCTCCTCTGCTGGTGCAGGCTTGGGCTCAAGCAAAGTCAAATTCAGTACTTTTGATCAGCCAAACAACGACGATACTGAAAACGACAGCCAGTGTATCAGACTCACCAAGTCAGGCTGGTGGTTCAGCAG GTGTGATTCAGGGAATCTGAACGGTCATTACTACAAAGGGCCGTACCAAGCGATGACCGATGACGGGGTGGTGTGGTACACATGGCATGGTTGGTGGTACTCCATCAAATCTGTGATCATGATGGTGCGGGCCACCGACCTCGAGCATCCACCGCCAGTCGTCGGTGTAGTTGATCCTGCTCATGGCCAATAG
- the LOC108900096 gene encoding fibrinogen-like protein 1 isoform X2, with protein MKVINDQHQYIQELHNSQSQQLEHIPNSHLGPENLYRDCSEVFADGNVASGLYVIRPDGSPTALSVYCDMNNGGGWTVFQRRRDGTENFDRAWVEYKHGFGDLFSPSGEFWLGNEPLHYLTSQGNYDLRIDMEDFEGNQRYAEYKNFKVDSEKDQYQLHLGEYTGNAGDALADAHSPSSAGAGLGSSKVKFSTFDQPNNDDTENDSQCIRLTKSGWWFSRCDSGNLNGHYYKGPYQAMTDDGVVWYTWHGWWYSIKSVIMMVRATDLEHPPPVVGVVDPAHGQ; from the exons ATGAAAGTGATCAATGACCAGCACCAGTACATCCAGGAGCTCCACAACAGCCAGTCCCAGCAGTTAGAGCACATACCCAACTCACACCTGGGCCCTGAGAACCTGTACAGGG aCTGTTCCGAGGTGTTTGCAGACGGTAACGTGGCCAGTGGGCTCTACGTGATTCGTCCAGATGGCTCTCCCACTGCACTCAGTGTTTACTGTGACATGAACAATGGAGGAGGATGGACAGTCTtccagagaaggagagatggcaCAGAGAATtttgacag AGCATGGGTGGAGTACAAGCATGGATTTGGGGACCTCTTCTCCCCTAGTGGAGAATTCTGGCTGGGGAATGAACCTTTACACTATCTCACTTCCCAAG GAAACTATGACTTGCGCATCGACATGGAGGACTTTGAGGGTAATCAGCGCTACGCAGAGTACAAGAACTTCAAAGTGGACAGTGAAAag GACCAGTATCAGTTACATTTGGGAGAGTACACAGGGAATGCAGGGGATGCTCTGGCTGATGCTCACAGTCCCTCCTCTGCTGGTGCAGGCTTGGGCTCAAGCAAAGTCAAATTCAGTACTTTTGATCAGCCAAACAACGACGATACTGAAAACGACAGCCAGTGTATCAGACTCACCAAGTCAGGCTGGTGGTTCAGCAG GTGTGATTCAGGGAATCTGAACGGTCATTACTACAAAGGGCCGTACCAAGCGATGACCGATGACGGGGTGGTGTGGTACACATGGCATGGTTGGTGGTACTCCATCAAATCTGTGATCATGATGGTGCGGGCCACCGACCTCGAGCATCCACCGCCAGTCGTCGGTGTAGTTGATCCTGCTCATGGCCAATAG